One Streptomyces drozdowiczii DNA segment encodes these proteins:
- a CDS encoding AMP-dependent synthetase/ligase — translation MSDTQTMIDNRPPSVATLFIDRVAATPDGEAYRYPVPAAGGEGPDEWKSLSWAQAAERVYAVAAGLIALGVQPEQRVALASSTRVEWILVDLGVMCAGAATTTVYPSTNAEESAFILADSESRVLIAEDAVQLAKARERRAELPNLAHVVVIDAEGAGPAEGDPEGWVLTLAELEALGAEHLAKNPEAVRERVDAITSEQLATLIYTSGTTGRPKGVRLPHDNWSYMAKATVSTGLITKDDVQYLWLPLAHVFGKVLTSGQIEVGHVTAVDGRVDKIIENLPVVQPTYMAAVPRIFEKVYNGVAAKARAGGAAKYKIFQWAAGVAREYARVSQDNFRRTGKASVPFALGSKHKVADALVFAKIREAFGGRLRACVSGSAALAPDIGLFFSGAGIHILEGYGLTESSAASFVNPGESYRTGTVGKPLPGTEVRIADDGEILLRGPGIMQGYQGLPDKTAEVLEADGWFHTGDIGELSVDGYLRITDRKKDLIKTSGGKYIAPAEVEGQFKAVCPFVSNILVHGADRNFCTALIALDEPTILGWAAENGMEGKSYADVVASPKTVELIDGYVKRLNEGLQRWQTIKKFRLLPRDLDIEHGEVTPSLKLKRPVVERTYKDLIEEMYAGSREA, via the coding sequence GTGAGCGACACACAGACCATGATCGATAACCGTCCGCCCTCCGTGGCGACCCTCTTCATCGACCGGGTGGCGGCCACCCCGGACGGGGAGGCCTACCGCTATCCCGTGCCCGCGGCCGGCGGCGAAGGCCCCGACGAGTGGAAGTCGCTCAGCTGGGCGCAGGCCGCCGAGCGGGTGTACGCCGTGGCCGCCGGGCTGATCGCGCTCGGCGTGCAGCCGGAGCAGCGCGTCGCCCTCGCCTCCTCCACCCGGGTCGAGTGGATCCTCGTCGACCTCGGCGTCATGTGCGCGGGCGCCGCGACCACCACGGTCTACCCCTCCACCAACGCCGAGGAGTCGGCGTTCATCCTCGCCGACTCCGAGAGCCGGGTCCTGATCGCCGAGGACGCCGTCCAGCTGGCCAAGGCCCGCGAGCGCCGCGCCGAGCTCCCGAACCTCGCCCACGTCGTGGTCATCGACGCCGAGGGCGCCGGTCCGGCCGAGGGCGACCCCGAGGGCTGGGTGCTCACCCTGGCCGAACTGGAGGCCCTGGGCGCCGAGCACCTGGCGAAGAACCCGGAGGCGGTCCGCGAGCGCGTCGACGCCATCACCTCCGAGCAGCTGGCGACCCTCATCTACACGTCGGGCACCACCGGCCGCCCCAAGGGCGTACGGCTGCCGCACGACAACTGGTCGTACATGGCCAAGGCCACCGTCTCCACCGGCCTGATCACCAAGGACGACGTCCAGTACCTCTGGCTGCCGCTCGCCCACGTCTTCGGCAAGGTCCTCACCTCCGGGCAGATCGAGGTCGGCCACGTCACCGCCGTCGACGGCCGCGTCGACAAGATCATCGAGAACCTGCCGGTCGTCCAGCCGACCTACATGGCCGCCGTGCCGCGCATCTTCGAGAAGGTCTACAACGGGGTCGCGGCCAAGGCGCGCGCGGGCGGCGCCGCCAAGTACAAGATCTTCCAGTGGGCGGCCGGCGTCGCCCGCGAGTACGCCCGGGTCTCCCAGGACAACTTCCGGCGCACCGGCAAGGCGTCCGTGCCCTTCGCGCTCGGCAGCAAGCACAAGGTCGCCGACGCACTCGTCTTCGCCAAGATCCGCGAGGCGTTCGGCGGCCGGCTCCGCGCCTGCGTCTCCGGCTCCGCCGCGCTCGCCCCCGACATCGGGCTCTTCTTCTCCGGCGCCGGCATCCACATCCTGGAGGGCTACGGCCTCACCGAGTCGAGCGCCGCCTCCTTCGTCAACCCGGGCGAGAGCTACCGCACCGGCACGGTCGGCAAACCGCTGCCCGGCACCGAGGTCCGCATCGCCGACGACGGCGAGATCCTGCTGCGCGGCCCCGGCATCATGCAGGGCTACCAGGGGCTGCCGGACAAGACCGCCGAGGTGCTGGAGGCCGACGGCTGGTTCCACACCGGCGACATCGGCGAGCTCTCCGTGGACGGCTACCTCCGGATCACCGACCGCAAGAAGGACCTGATCAAGACGTCCGGCGGCAAGTACATCGCGCCCGCGGAGGTCGAGGGCCAGTTCAAGGCGGTCTGCCCGTTCGTCTCCAACATCCTCGTCCACGGCGCGGACCGTAACTTCTGCACCGCGCTGATCGCCCTGGACGAGCCCACCATCCTCGGCTGGGCCGCCGAGAACGGCATGGAGGGCAAGTCGTACGCGGACGTCGTGGCCTCCCCGAAGACCGTCGAGCTGATCGACGGCTACGTGAAGCGGCTCAACGAGGGCCTTCAGCGCTGGCAGACCATCAAGAAGTTCCGGCTGCTCCCGCGCGACCTCGACATCGAGCACGGCGAGGTCACGCCCAGCCTCAAGCTGAAGCGGCCGGTCGTGGAGCGCACCTACAAGGACCTGATCGAGGAGATGTACGCGGGCTCCCGCGAAGCCTGA